Genomic DNA from Deltaproteobacteria bacterium:
CACCACCAGGAACGTAACGCTTTCGCCTGCCAACAGATCGAACGTGTTGGCGGTCACCGTGTTGCCGGCCACCGTGCCGCTGAGACCCGCAAGGCTTGAGCTTACATAGATGGCCCGGACATTGGCAAGGGCGTTGAGGCCAAGCGTATCGCTTATGACGACGTTTTTGGCCGTGGATGTGCCGGTATTGCTCACGACTATCGTCGAGGTGTAGGATGAGCCCGGAAGAACACTTGCCGGAGCGTCAACCTTGGTGATGGTGAGGTTGGGCGTCGCCACTGTCAGACATGCGCTGTCAGAGCCGATGCCGATGGTTCCGGAGGTAGCCGAAACCGTGGCAGTGTCGCAGTATACGCCGTCAGCCGATCCCGAAACAGTAAGGAACATGGTGGCGGTGGCTCCTGCCGCGAGATTGCCGATGACGTAGTCAAAACCGCCGTTGGCGTTTATTACGCCGGATGAAACACTGGCTACATGATAATTGGCCAGGGTGCCGCTTGTAAGAATGTCGTGTACTTCAACTCCGGTTGCCGAGCCTGAACCGTTGTTGACAACGCGAACGCGCAGCCTGGCGGTCTCGTTGGCAGCCACGGTAATGGCTTTTCCGAGGCTTGTGGTGTCATCGCTCGCCACGAAATCCTTGACGATGGACAGGTTCGACTCAAGGGCCGTGAAGCACGCCCGGGCGTTAAGCTCGGCCGGAGTCCAGGTCTTGGTTCCTGCGCTGTAGGCGGTAACCTCGATTTCGTTGCAGTAGGTGCCTGCAGCAGTTACCGTGGCGGTGAAGCTGCGGCTCTTGGTTTCGCCCGCAAGGAGCGGGAAGGAAAGGGTGAAGCCGTCGTCGCCGACCGGGGCGGCTGCCAGGGGAAGCGCGCCAAGAGCGTAGGACGCCGCTGAGCCAGAGGCCAGAAAGTCTCTGACATCAACATTTGTCGCGTCGCCCAAGCCGACGTTCTTGACGGTGACGGTAAAGGTGACGGTGGCCGTGCCGCCGACAAGGTTTACAACCTCAGTGTTCACGGTCTTGGTGATCTGAAGTTCCGGCTGGGGGGAGAAGCTCTTGTACAGAATCTGCTTTCCGATCTCTTCCCCGTCTATGGTGGCCACGGCCACTATGCGGCCATCCGCAATGGCGTCAGGCGAAAAGAGCGTCACCCAGGTCAACCCGTCGATAAACGGAGTGTTGATACCTGTTAGATTGTAGAGCGGGTATCCGCCGGCGGAAGACGGGAACCGCTCGGCCTCCAGGCGGGCGTTGTTCGTGCGGGTATCGGCCTGATCATCATTGATTCCATAACCGAACGCGATCCTGTTGTCATCCGATGTGCCGAACTGCATGCTGTTGACTCGCAGGGACCAGGTCTGGTCTATTTCCCAGCGGACATCAGCTCCGATGACGGGCCTTACAACTCCCGTGCTGTCAACGAAACCCACCCAGGAGCAGGCAAGATTCTGGGTCAGGCTGGGTGCGGTTTCCCTCTGCTCGCTTAAAAGCGGCATTCCGGGATCGGTGACTGCGGGGGTGCCCAAATTTGCGGGGTTGAGCCCCAGGGGCTCGTTCTCCAACCATGCGTAAAAGACGAAATTGCCCGAGTCCATGTCGGCGCGGCTGATGGGAACGATGTTCCCGTCACCGTCGCGATAGGTCACCCGGGGCGCTTCGGTTATGATTGTGGTGGCCTTGAGGAATAATGAAAGATTGGAAGTATGGCCTGCGACGACGTTTATCTGCGCTGTCTCGCCCACGAAAGCAGGCGCGGTGGCGCTTACGGTGTATTGGCCGGGAGCCAGATCGATGAGCAGATGGTTCCCCGTAAAGGTCTGGGAAAAAGCCCCGGGGCCGGTCACGATAACGGTGGCCGAGGCCGGATTGACCTGAATGTTGAGGTCTCCCAGCGTCGCCGATCCGGTTACGGTTCCTGTCGTCGTGCAATTGGTGCACTTGGTAACAGGGTCGTCGCAATCGTCGCACCCGAAAAGCGCAAAAGCGCATAGGAGCGCCAGAAGTATAACTCCGATTCCACGGACGCGGCTAACGGAGGAGCCGCCAAGTGTGTGCGTAATTTTTTTCATTCCTTTTTCCTTCCCTGATTGTGGTGATGTTCTGCATGGAGCGTTCGGCCAAAATGCAAATCGTGTGTATTCTCCGTCTTGTTTTACGGCTCAAGGTCCCATGCATCCTCCTTTCTGTAAGAGTGCCGGTGTGTTCTCGGATCTTTCGGCCAACACACCGAAATGAACAAAAAAATTTATTTTGTGCTATATAATAAATATATGTTAGGGTATTTTTTACTTCCTTATAAATTTGTGGCTTCCGCCAACTTGTTATGGGCTCATATTAGGGGCTGTTTCCAAAAAAACTTCTGCATTCGGTTGCGCCTTCATCCCCGCCAACTTTGTTGCGCTCCCTGCGAAATACGTTAAGTATTCCTCGGTCGCGCGCCTTGTTGGCGGGGCGAATTCGCAACCTCGGTGCCACAAATTTTTTTTGGAAACAGCCCCTAAGCGGAGCATGATTCTTTTCCCTTTTTTAAGGGAATCCGGCCCGAAGAAGAAATGCCCCAATCTTCTGCCCCCACCCTTTTCGTGAAAGCGAAAAATGGAAATAAAAAGCGCTCCCGGTAATAATGAGGGGCTGTTTGGATGCGGCCTTCGGCGATGATTGATTATGCCCTGCCGCTGTGAAGCATTTGGGACCGGCAAGGCGATGGATGGCTTTGTCAACTTTTTCAGACAGCTGCACAGTGTGTACTGAGTGCTTTGAGTATGGAAATACTCACTTTTTCATATATGGATGTTAACCTTCACTAATCGTGCCAAGTTATTAACATATTGATTATTCAGGTAATTTTTGACATTAGTATTTTGCGAAAACCATGGCGCGGAACTGCCAGGTCCGATAGTTTGACTTAGGGGTGTTGGAAAGCACTGGAAAAGATGAGACGGGATGTGCCGGGCATCGCCCCATAAAGGAGAACATGCCGGAAACAATGGACAATTTTTTCGGTTTGAGGCAGCGGGATGGAGCGAAGGGCCTAAAACGGAATCGGGAAATCCGAAAAGGAGGGTTTGGTATTCAAAGTTCCGATTATTTGGTTTCAGGCTTTATGCGGGAGATTTTTTGGCTGCAGAAGAAGTTGCATGGAAATGTTGATAAATTTGGAAACAGCCCCTGATAGAAGCCTATTCCGTGTAAGTTTCATAGACATCGCGGAAAGATTCGTGGGTTTGCCCGAACGCCTTAAAAATGGCCGGGTCAAAATGCTCGGGCCGGGTGCGGCCATCGCCTTTCATTATTATGTCCACCGCCTTCGGATGATTCAGGGCGGGCTTGTAGGGCCTTTTGCTTCTAAGGGCGTCGTAGATGTCGCAGATGTTCATTATGCGCGCCGCAAGCGGAATAGCCTCGCCCTTTCTGCCATTGGGATATCCCCCGCCGTCCCATCGTTCGTGGTGGTTGAGGGCTATCTCTGCCCCCATTTTGAGATAGGGGGATTTGCTTTTGCCTAGAATTTTAGCCCCCATTGATGAGTGCCCCCTCATGATCTCCCATTCGTCATTCGTCAGGCCGCCCGGCTTCAAAAGGACGTTGTCCGGGATGCCGATTTTGCCTATGTCGTGCATCGGGCTCGCAAAAAAAATCCTGTCCGCGAATTCCTCGTCCTGGCCGAGCACCCTGGCAAGGTTGCGGCTGTAATAGCTGATGCGCTGCACGTGCGCGCCGGTGTCTTCATCCTTGTATTCCACGGCCCGCGTCATGGTGAAAATGGTTTCAAGGTTGCCTTCCAGAAGATCGGCTGTCCTTTCCAGCACCCGTTGTTCCAATACGTCGTTATAATTGTGCAATGCCTTGTGAAGCAGGCGAACTTCCAGCATGTTGGAAACGCGCGCCAGAACCTCCGGAAGCTCGAACGGCTTGCTGATAAAATCCTTGGCCCCGGCCTGGAGCGCGCGCATTTTATGCCCCGGTTCTGCGGTAATGACAAGCACGGGCAGGTAGCCTTCCTGCTCGATTTCCTTCAAGCCCTCCATAACCTGGAATCCGTCCATGACCGGCATTTTAAGGTCCAGGAGGATCAAATCGTGGCGTTTCCGGCGATAAAGTTCGCAGACCTCCGTAGGGTCCATGGTGGAGGTGATGTCGGTATATCCTGAAGAAGCCAGCATTCGGGTTAAAAGCTCCACATTGACTTTAAGATCGTCAACGATGAGGATGCTGGCGCTTGAGATGGCGGATGCTGTTATCATGCTGATTCTCCCCTTACAACAGGCTGTCAAGTGGCCTGGCCGACCACGCCTTGCGCACGTTTCAGCGCCAGATCCATGGCATCCATCAACTCGTTGATCTTGATGGGCTTGGTGATGTACTGGAAAAATCCGGCGTCCAGGCCTTTTTTGATATCGCTCGGCATTGCGTTCGCGCTTATGGCAATGACGGGAATGCCCGCCGTGGACGGGTCGGATCGCAGTATTTCCAGGGCTTCAAAGCCGTCAATTCCAGGCAGGTTTATATCCATCAGGATCACATCCGGCAAAGATGCCCGGGCAATTTCGATACCGCTGTTCCCGGTCACTGCGGTAAGCAGCCGGATAGCCGGCTGGCGCGATATGATTCGCTCCACCAGTTTCAGGTTCGCCGGGTTGTCCTCCACATAAAGCAACGTGTATGGCCGCGTTCCGCCGGGCGTATGCGTATGAGCCAGTAACGCGGCGGCGTCCACTTCAACGGAAAGGTTCGGTTCATCAACCGAGGCGAGTTCGAACCAGAACACGCTTCCCACGCCCACCGTGCTTTCCACGCCGATTTGGCCCCCCATCAGTTCCACCAGGCGCTTGGCCACCACAAGGCCTATGCCGGTGCCTTCCTCGCCGCCCGACTCCTGCCCCAGACGATTGAACGCCTGGAAAAGCTGTGAAAGCTGTTCGGAATCCAAGCCCGCGCCGGTATCCCAGATGCTTACGCGGATGCGCCCCGGCGTGCTTTCCGTGCAGTTGACCTCTATGGTTCCCTGCTTGTTGTTGTACTTGATGGCGTTTGAAAGAAGGTTGATGAGAACCTGCTTAACCCTTGTGCGATCGGCCATTACAAAAAACGGTATGTCGAACGGAGGGAAGGTAAGTTTGATGCCGCGCTGTTTTGCCTGCAATTCCACCATGCTCTGGCATTCCTGCATAACTTCGGCCAGGGACACCGGTTCCTGGGAAAGCGGGACCTGCCTGGATTCGACCTTTGCAAGATCGAGGATTTCGTCAATAAGCTTTAACAGATGCCAGCCCGCCTGAAGAATCTGGATTATGCTTTCCTTTTGACCGGCTGTGGGCGGCGGGGAATCGGACTCCATCAACTGGGCGAAACCCAATATGGCGTTCAAGGGGCTTCGCAACTCATGGCTCATACTGGAAAGGAATTCGGATTTCGCCAGATTGGCCCTTTCCGCCACGGATTTGGTTCTTTCCAGCTCGACATTCTTTTCCTGCAGCATCTGATCCAAAAGTTTGCGCTCGGTAACGTCACGTGCGGCGGCGAACACGCCCTGCAGCCTCCTGTCCCTGTCGTACAAGGTTGTGGCGTTAAGGGACACAACGGTTTCCCTGCCGTCCCAATCGCGGGCGGTGAGCTCGTAGTCTGTAACCTTCTTTTCATTCAGCACAAGTTTGATGCCCGCCTCGGCCCGGTCAGGATCGGTGAAGTAGCTCTTGAACGGAGCGCCTATCAATTCGTCGCGGGTGCTGCCGGTGAGCGCCTCCATCTGCTTGTTGACGTCGGTGATGATGCCAAGCGGATCGGTGGTCATGAGCGCGTCGATGTTGGATTCGAACAGGGAGCGGGTATAGAACTGATG
This window encodes:
- a CDS encoding DUF11 domain-containing protein, giving the protein MKKITHTLGGSSVSRVRGIGVILLALLCAFALFGCDDCDDPVTKCTNCTTTGTVTGSATLGDLNIQVNPASATVIVTGPGAFSQTFTGNHLLIDLAPGQYTVSATAPAFVGETAQINVVAGHTSNLSLFLKATTIITEAPRVTYRDGDGNIVPISRADMDSGNFVFYAWLENEPLGLNPANLGTPAVTDPGMPLLSEQRETAPSLTQNLACSWVGFVDSTGVVRPVIGADVRWEIDQTWSLRVNSMQFGTSDDNRIAFGYGINDDQADTRTNNARLEAERFPSSAGGYPLYNLTGINTPFIDGLTWVTLFSPDAIADGRIVAVATIDGEEIGKQILYKSFSPQPELQITKTVNTEVVNLVGGTATVTFTVTVKNVGLGDATNVDVRDFLASGSAASYALGALPLAAAPVGDDGFTLSFPLLAGETKSRSFTATVTAAGTYCNEIEVTAYSAGTKTWTPAELNARACFTALESNLSIVKDFVASDDTTSLGKAITVAANETARLRVRVVNNGSGSATGVEVHDILTSGTLANYHVASVSSGVINANGGFDYVIGNLAAGATATMFLTVSGSADGVYCDTATVSATSGTIGIGSDSACLTVATPNLTITKVDAPASVLPGSSYTSTIVVSNTGTSTAKNVVISDTLGLNALANVRAIYVSSSLAGLSGTVAGNTVTANTFDLLAGESVTFLVVSRIPLGAVHGTYCNTATVTSTNAATKQASDCVDVPAFSALQTQLVDLQDPVGVGTNLTYFSVLYVEALSNEGVNNSVLTYSFGLVSPLVLGIPGVFDEVATQVYLDSAPVRDPNTGLVISDMANPTAVLLTLGTDYTLNNNTSGLQIITMATGVALQPGTALYVAHTINVPAGTPTNRLYTTSFIWESNGLVVPAHTYEASASEPTTVLP
- a CDS encoding response regulator — its product is MITASAISSASILIVDDLKVNVELLTRMLASSGYTDITSTMDPTEVCELYRRKRHDLILLDLKMPVMDGFQVMEGLKEIEQEGYLPVLVITAEPGHKMRALQAGAKDFISKPFELPEVLARVSNMLEVRLLHKALHNYNDVLEQRVLERTADLLEGNLETIFTMTRAVEYKDEDTGAHVQRISYYSRNLARVLGQDEEFADRIFFASPMHDIGKIGIPDNVLLKPGGLTNDEWEIMRGHSSMGAKILGKSKSPYLKMGAEIALNHHERWDGGGYPNGRKGEAIPLAARIMNICDIYDALRSKRPYKPALNHPKAVDIIMKGDGRTRPEHFDPAIFKAFGQTHESFRDVYETYTE
- a CDS encoding PAS domain S-box protein produces the protein MARKIRNRAAESPAAVVSPGITEVRRQEAILKTGALQDAIFNSANFSSIATDEKGVIQIFNVGAERMLGYEAADVLNRITPADISDPQEVIARAKALSDELSTPITPGFEALVFKASRGIEDIYELTYIRKDGSRFPAIVSVTALRDAENAIIGYLLIGTDNTARKQAEEALQKAGALQSAIFNSANFSSIATDAKGVIQIFNVGAERMLGYDAADVLNRITPADISDPLEVIARAKALSAELSTPINPGFEALVFKASRGIEDIYELTYIRKDGSRFPAIVSVTALRDADNAIIGYLLIGTDNTARKQVEADQKLLAQRLRDHQFYTRSLFESNIDALMTTDPLGIITDVNKQMEALTGSTRDELIGAPFKSYFTDPDRAEAGIKLVLNEKKVTDYELTARDWDGRETVVSLNATTLYDRDRRLQGVFAAARDVTERKLLDQMLQEKNVELERTKSVAERANLAKSEFLSSMSHELRSPLNAILGFAQLMESDSPPPTAGQKESIIQILQAGWHLLKLIDEILDLAKVESRQVPLSQEPVSLAEVMQECQSMVELQAKQRGIKLTFPPFDIPFFVMADRTRVKQVLINLLSNAIKYNNKQGTIEVNCTESTPGRIRVSIWDTGAGLDSEQLSQLFQAFNRLGQESGGEEGTGIGLVVAKRLVELMGGQIGVESTVGVGSVFWFELASVDEPNLSVEVDAAALLAHTHTPGGTRPYTLLYVEDNPANLKLVERIISRQPAIRLLTAVTGNSGIEIARASLPDVILMDINLPGIDGFEALEILRSDPSTAGIPVIAISANAMPSDIKKGLDAGFFQYITKPIKINELMDAMDLALKRAQGVVGQAT